A window of Sphingorhabdus lacus contains these coding sequences:
- a CDS encoding S26 family signal peptidase: MTKNSKNLVSRIPKRLALWGGLAAAAMGLSSLSAFARDHALMINVSPSLPYWAIWLERGVMPTRGEIIVFDPPPSALLDAHFGEEPKPFAKKVLGVAGDHISEKARTYFINGKPVAKAKVQSRNGEKLALGPTGTIPRGCYYVGTDHVDGFDSRYGAIGWICRPRVLGVGRAIL, translated from the coding sequence ATGACCAAAAATAGCAAAAACCTTGTGTCGCGCATTCCCAAAAGGCTCGCGCTTTGGGGCGGGCTGGCAGCTGCGGCGATGGGTCTTTCAAGCCTGTCGGCCTTTGCCCGCGACCATGCGCTAATGATCAATGTCTCCCCGAGCCTTCCCTATTGGGCGATATGGCTCGAGCGCGGAGTGATGCCAACGCGCGGCGAGATCATCGTGTTCGATCCTCCGCCCTCGGCGCTGCTCGATGCGCATTTTGGCGAGGAACCCAAGCCCTTTGCCAAGAAGGTGCTCGGCGTTGCAGGCGACCACATCAGCGAAAAGGCACGAACCTATTTCATCAACGGCAAGCCTGTCGCCAAAGCCAAGGTCCAGAGCCGCAACGGCGAGAAGCTGGCTTTAGGGCCGACAGGGACGATCCCCAGAGGCTGCTATTATGTCGGCACCGACCATGTCGACGGCTTTGACAGCCGCTATGGAGCAATTGGCTGGATCTGCCGCCCGCGCGTCCTTGGCGTCGGGAGGGCGATCCTGTGA
- the traW gene encoding type-F conjugative transfer system protein TraW, which produces MKYLVALLGLLCATAPAAAKDYGQQGTVFPIVEPDLLEQIRAKLQRLEASGETARLNTDLKRRTIARVNRPEPVAGLGTASSPRQWTFDPSITVEADISDDKGRLIISAGTRVNPLDTVGLRQKLIFIDGDDAGQLAWAIARYKQADAKLILVKGAPLDLMRARQRRFYFDQGGTLVKRFGIRAVPAIVEQQGRILHLREVPLAKAMEKPS; this is translated from the coding sequence GTGAAATATTTGGTCGCCCTTCTCGGGCTGTTATGTGCGACAGCGCCCGCTGCCGCGAAAGATTATGGCCAGCAAGGCACGGTCTTTCCGATCGTCGAACCCGATCTGCTCGAGCAAATCCGCGCCAAATTGCAGCGCCTTGAAGCCAGCGGCGAAACCGCACGGTTGAACACCGACCTCAAGCGGCGGACAATCGCGCGGGTCAACAGACCCGAGCCGGTTGCGGGTCTCGGGACAGCGAGCAGCCCAAGGCAATGGACGTTCGATCCGTCGATCACGGTCGAAGCCGATATCAGCGACGACAAGGGCCGGTTGATCATATCTGCCGGCACGCGCGTCAACCCGCTCGATACCGTAGGCTTGCGACAGAAACTCATTTTCATCGACGGCGACGATGCAGGTCAGCTCGCCTGGGCAATTGCACGTTACAAGCAGGCGGATGCCAAGCTGATCCTTGTTAAAGGCGCGCCGCTCGATCTGATGCGCGCGCGCCAGCGGCGCTTCTATTTCGACCAGGGCGGGACTTTGGTCAAACGCTTCGGCATCCGCGCGGTTCCGGCGATTGTCGAGCAGCAGGGACGCATCCTCCATTTGCGCGAAGTGCCGCTCGCCAAGGCCATGGAGAAGCCATCATGA
- the traU gene encoding conjugal transfer pilus assembly protein TraU, with product MNIKSRLYSTFLALILAFGAAATPASADAGPGRCTGKFVNPITDICWSCLFPISVGSLKIWPSNRPDPDNTDSPLCLCGIRPGIAMGFWEPVRLADVSMKPWCFVNLGGLKLDPGFDIGFKTIAGPSAVGGATQYNSQWHIHWYAYPLIYWMELVADFLCLEAASVDILYITEIDPLWQDSELTAIINPEAVLFANPLALAACAADCVMATRKLPSDKLFWCAGCQGSMYPLNGNVSATIGHVQASKLALSRFAYKLHRQLVAWGTMGSKGLCGKYLMPVMRKQQYRFQPTNPNPLTKGRYACAPIGASTTFNSAGQVIPAIGEDMGYLVWRKRNCCAL from the coding sequence ATGAACATTAAATCAAGGCTTTACAGTACATTTCTGGCATTGATTCTTGCATTCGGTGCGGCAGCAACGCCTGCGTCAGCCGATGCGGGTCCCGGGCGCTGCACCGGCAAGTTCGTCAACCCGATTACCGATATTTGCTGGTCGTGCCTGTTTCCGATTTCGGTGGGGAGCCTCAAAATCTGGCCATCGAACCGCCCCGATCCCGATAATACGGACTCGCCTCTATGCCTGTGCGGGATCCGCCCCGGCATTGCCATGGGCTTCTGGGAGCCGGTGCGCCTTGCCGACGTCTCGATGAAGCCCTGGTGTTTTGTCAATCTGGGTGGATTGAAGCTCGATCCCGGTTTCGACATCGGCTTCAAGACGATCGCCGGGCCGTCAGCGGTGGGCGGTGCAACGCAGTATAACTCGCAATGGCATATCCACTGGTATGCCTATCCGCTCATCTACTGGATGGAGCTGGTCGCAGATTTTCTCTGCCTCGAAGCCGCCTCGGTCGATATTCTCTACATCACCGAGATTGATCCGCTCTGGCAGGATTCCGAACTCACCGCGATCATCAACCCCGAAGCGGTGCTGTTTGCCAACCCCTTGGCGCTCGCCGCCTGCGCCGCTGATTGTGTGATGGCAACACGCAAACTCCCTTCAGACAAGCTCTTCTGGTGCGCGGGCTGTCAGGGCTCGATGTATCCGCTGAACGGCAATGTCTCGGCGACGATCGGCCATGTCCAGGCGTCGAAGCTCGCGCTGTCGCGCTTTGCCTACAAGCTCCACCGCCAGCTTGTGGCGTGGGGAACGATGGGCTCCAAAGGCCTGTGCGGCAAATATCTGATGCCGGTGATGAGGAAGCAACAATATCGCTTCCAGCCCACCAACCCCAATCCGCTGACCAAGGGCCGCTATGCCTGCGCGCCGATTGGCGCCTCGACCACCTTCAATTCGGCAGGCCAGGTCATCCCCGCGATCGGTGAGGATATGGGCTATCTGGTCTGGCGCAAACGGAATTGCTGCGCGCTATGA
- the trbC gene encoding type-F conjugative transfer system pilin assembly protein TrbC, producing the protein MKHPFLLATFTLSIGTAAVAGLAAQSAETELDLAAIRARAAEAEPDAKALSDTARARAAELHESAKASAQAGEANGSRYASAAKAAPRPSPGLPFDFDRLVADTADFDEAQIGEAPRFIAFASVSMPVPALKAMIADVAQAGGVVVFRGFPQGSAKALTSALLKVSGNEDLPASVGLDPRLFRAFNIDAVPAYVVTASDFDLCDGFDCVSNVPPHDRMTGNVSAEHALETFVAGGGPGARLAGLHLKALRKARP; encoded by the coding sequence ATGAAACATCCCTTCCTCCTTGCGACCTTCACGCTGTCGATTGGCACGGCTGCTGTTGCAGGGCTTGCCGCGCAAAGCGCCGAGACCGAGCTCGATCTGGCCGCCATTCGTGCACGCGCGGCTGAAGCCGAACCCGATGCCAAGGCGTTAAGCGACACCGCCCGGGCGCGCGCTGCAGAACTGCATGAAAGTGCTAAAGCCAGCGCCCAAGCAGGCGAAGCCAATGGCAGCCGGTACGCGAGCGCTGCAAAAGCCGCTCCTCGCCCCTCGCCGGGCCTCCCTTTCGATTTCGACCGGCTTGTCGCGGACACAGCCGATTTTGACGAAGCACAGATCGGCGAAGCGCCGCGGTTCATTGCCTTTGCCAGCGTGTCGATGCCGGTGCCTGCGCTCAAAGCGATGATCGCCGATGTCGCACAAGCAGGCGGTGTGGTCGTGTTTCGCGGCTTCCCGCAAGGAAGCGCCAAGGCGCTCACCTCAGCCTTGCTCAAGGTGAGCGGCAATGAAGACCTGCCAGCAAGTGTCGGGCTCGATCCCCGCCTCTTCCGCGCCTTCAACATCGACGCCGTCCCTGCCTATGTCGTCACCGCAAGCGACTTCGATCTTTGCGACGGCTTTGATTGTGTGTCGAACGTCCCGCCGCACGACCGGATGACAGGCAATGTCAGCGCCGAACATGCGCTTGAAACTTTTGTCGCAGGCGGTGGTCCCGGCGCCCGGCTTGCGGGCCTCCACCTCAAAGCGCTTCGAAAGGCCAGGCCATGA
- a CDS encoding conjugal transfer protein TraN, translated as MTRAAPKWLAAMLMLAGPQLVSPAAAQTSTAAAKAEGTAFGREKAAAAQSAASTDPDAGRVPNFDGNPLQSDYFDDPDSMAGAAAGQTSSHDGYRAMRSSIDNRVRFAPVDLDATIARSKTISEDPLTYTSGMTVSGTQGRCVPLPSANGTSTRYFATCNTGFTAAEEQRGCNIPLNVSVTPATRYTYWCSAFGTHLFNRVDDCALFDNQQCDYVGERPGTCLEWETRPNNQRYCIEPGEPVTILSCPSQVAGGTVRATTTQNSIVAARDESQCAPLAADPDCTQDSETCTDSDPVTRIINGVAVTQPCWAWARSYTCRSFAEAEDCQSLSQTPGCNLVREDCLTDEPCRTWERVYDCPVPDQPQSPSQFICDGDVYCIDGSCETIEREANDEFKDAVVALNALDQARREFDPASLTLFRGTRNTCSSKVFGVLNCCKGKGFPLIPGISLLVSLGCSAQELLLHERDAQGLCAYVGTYCSDSFLGVCLTKKKVYCCFESKLSRILQEQGRKQLPKPWGKPKTESCAGFTIDEFARLDLSAMDFSEVYAEFTAAARLPDELEAASQIQQKIEDYYANAQI; from the coding sequence ATGACGCGCGCTGCCCCCAAATGGCTTGCAGCCATGCTCATGCTTGCAGGCCCGCAGCTGGTATCCCCTGCAGCAGCACAGACATCGACGGCCGCCGCCAAGGCCGAAGGCACGGCTTTTGGCCGCGAGAAGGCGGCAGCCGCACAAAGTGCAGCGAGCACCGATCCCGATGCCGGGCGCGTTCCCAATTTTGATGGTAATCCACTGCAATCGGACTATTTCGATGATCCAGATAGCATGGCAGGTGCCGCGGCAGGCCAGACGAGCAGTCACGACGGCTATCGCGCGATGCGCTCGTCAATCGACAACCGCGTGCGCTTTGCACCGGTCGATCTCGATGCGACCATCGCGCGCAGCAAGACGATCAGCGAAGATCCGCTCACCTACACCAGCGGAATGACGGTAAGCGGCACCCAAGGCCGCTGCGTTCCCCTGCCCTCGGCCAACGGCACGTCAACGCGCTATTTTGCTACCTGCAATACGGGCTTTACCGCTGCCGAAGAGCAGAGAGGCTGCAATATTCCGCTCAATGTCTCGGTGACGCCCGCCACGCGCTACACCTATTGGTGCAGCGCCTTTGGCACGCATTTGTTCAACCGCGTCGATGACTGCGCGCTCTTCGACAATCAGCAATGCGACTATGTAGGCGAGCGACCCGGCACCTGTCTCGAATGGGAGACCCGTCCCAACAACCAGCGCTATTGCATCGAGCCCGGCGAACCGGTCACGATATTGAGCTGCCCGTCGCAAGTGGCAGGCGGCACGGTCCGCGCTACCACGACCCAGAACAGCATCGTCGCGGCGCGTGATGAGAGCCAATGTGCACCGCTCGCAGCCGATCCTGATTGCACACAGGATAGCGAGACCTGCACCGACAGCGATCCGGTGACACGCATCATCAACGGCGTTGCCGTCACCCAGCCCTGCTGGGCCTGGGCGCGCAGCTACACTTGCCGGAGCTTTGCCGAAGCGGAGGACTGCCAAAGCCTTTCGCAAACGCCCGGCTGCAATCTGGTGCGCGAGGATTGTCTGACCGATGAACCCTGCCGGACATGGGAGCGGGTCTATGACTGTCCGGTCCCCGATCAGCCCCAATCCCCCAGCCAGTTCATCTGTGACGGCGATGTCTATTGCATCGATGGCAGTTGCGAGACGATCGAGCGCGAGGCCAATGATGAGTTCAAGGATGCCGTTGTCGCATTGAATGCGCTCGATCAGGCACGCCGCGAATTTGACCCCGCGTCGCTCACCTTGTTCCGCGGCACGCGCAACACTTGCTCGTCCAAGGTCTTCGGCGTCCTCAACTGCTGCAAGGGCAAGGGTTTTCCGCTCATCCCCGGTATCAGTCTCTTGGTATCGCTTGGGTGCAGCGCGCAGGAACTACTCCTCCACGAGCGTGATGCGCAAGGCCTCTGCGCTTATGTCGGGACCTATTGTTCGGACAGTTTCCTGGGCGTCTGCCTCACCAAGAAAAAGGTCTATTGCTGCTTTGAATCGAAGCTCTCGCGCATCCTCCAGGAACAGGGTCGCAAGCAGCTGCCAAAGCCTTGGGGCAAACCCAAGACCGAAAGCTGTGCAGGCTTCACCATCGACGAATTTGCCCGGCTCGATCTCTCAGCCATGGATTTCTCCGAAGTCTATGCCGAATTCACAGCGGCAGCGCGCCTTCCCGACGAACTCGAAGCCGCCAGCCAAATCCAGCAGAAAATCGAGGATTATTATGCCAATGCCCAGATTTGA
- a CDS encoding conjugal transfer protein TraF produces the protein MIALAITAFSTQSAVAQTGATDAPAENDAFYCEERKLGYWFYCTRPKPTPKSETAAPVPIPDAVTRMEAITAELRELKARAILEPTPANVTAYVRFQREQLDRASLFSDVWQRAIWQDPDLDYTLQRPVSTLAKRQWQDSRATERNGVMAGLSARYGLFYFFAQSCGACEVMAPIVRSVTGTWGITVRAISTDGGPSRHFPNYIVETNQRAKMGLEPKVTPAVVLWDALKGRPIPIGYGVMSADELQDRIYLLTQKEAGHDY, from the coding sequence ATGATCGCGCTCGCAATCACAGCCTTCAGCACTCAATCAGCAGTTGCTCAGACCGGCGCCACCGACGCACCTGCAGAAAATGACGCCTTTTACTGCGAGGAGCGAAAGCTCGGTTACTGGTTCTACTGCACCAGGCCCAAGCCAACGCCAAAGTCAGAAACAGCGGCACCCGTACCAATCCCCGATGCCGTCACCCGTATGGAGGCGATCACGGCTGAATTGCGCGAGTTGAAAGCACGCGCGATCCTCGAGCCAACGCCCGCCAATGTGACGGCCTATGTGCGCTTCCAGCGCGAACAGCTCGACCGGGCGTCGCTGTTTAGCGACGTCTGGCAGCGCGCGATCTGGCAGGATCCCGATCTCGATTACACGCTCCAGCGCCCGGTCTCGACGCTCGCCAAACGGCAATGGCAGGATAGCCGGGCTACTGAGCGCAACGGCGTGATGGCGGGGCTCTCAGCGCGCTACGGGCTTTTCTATTTCTTCGCACAAAGCTGCGGTGCCTGCGAGGTCATGGCACCGATTGTGCGCTCGGTCACCGGAACCTGGGGTATCACTGTGCGCGCTATCTCGACCGATGGCGGGCCTTCCCGCCATTTTCCCAATTATATCGTCGAGACCAACCAGCGGGCCAAAATGGGGTTGGAGCCAAAGGTCACGCCCGCGGTCGTGCTCTGGGACGCCTTGAAGGGCCGCCCCATCCCTATCGGCTATGGCGTGATGTCTGCCGATGAACTGCAGGACCGCATCTATCTCCTCACGCAAAAGGAAGCCGGCCATGACTATTAG
- a CDS encoding conjugal transfer protein TraH produces MTIRLKQAIAALLAFTLPLTSAQADVGSSMDSFLNDVGGAANVTGPTAFEGQSAGYYSLGNVWTRFPQKTTSIANLQLPRARAGCGGIDIFAGSFSFINASEIVAMLKAVANNAVGFAFSLAIDTVCPECSKIMQEFSQKAQLMNNLNINSCEMAQGLVGGIWPKGDLADKAICEAIGNSEGIFTDYAAAKHGCGTRGQRASTTAQGAGKYDDVNSGVPRNYTWTILKKSAFFSPGGTFDRELAEYAMTLIGTIIYVPPKDEEAGKFVPFAGDASSTLVTALLDGTQGAPVKIFDCDEPDKCLNPTFKTLNLPTSKALRPRVAALIEGMVQAIRDDTPITEAQKELLQVASVPLYKILTVQAAYGRGMPTDDRETLAEIASVDLLFAILDRITGEAGRSMSSFIGADEAKIAMWQGQVNAVRQSLADRQANTHLRVNAIMQIIEKTAFLENVLAASMSPGMAASLDWSRAVQTRSLAN; encoded by the coding sequence ATGACTATTAGACTTAAACAGGCAATCGCCGCGCTCCTCGCTTTCACGCTGCCTTTGACCTCCGCCCAGGCCGATGTCGGCAGTTCGATGGACTCGTTCTTGAACGATGTCGGCGGCGCCGCCAATGTGACAGGACCGACCGCCTTCGAAGGCCAGTCGGCGGGCTATTATAGTCTCGGCAATGTCTGGACGCGCTTTCCGCAAAAGACGACCAGCATCGCCAATCTGCAGCTGCCGCGAGCGCGTGCAGGCTGCGGCGGGATCGATATTTTTGCAGGCAGCTTCAGCTTCATCAACGCAAGCGAGATTGTGGCAATGCTCAAAGCCGTTGCCAATAATGCGGTCGGCTTTGCCTTCAGTCTCGCGATCGACACTGTCTGCCCCGAATGCTCGAAGATCATGCAGGAGTTTTCACAGAAAGCTCAGCTCATGAACAATCTCAACATCAACAGCTGCGAGATGGCGCAAGGTCTGGTCGGCGGCATCTGGCCCAAGGGCGATCTCGCCGACAAAGCGATCTGCGAAGCCATCGGCAATAGCGAAGGCATCTTTACAGACTATGCCGCTGCCAAACATGGCTGCGGCACGCGCGGCCAGCGCGCGAGCACGACTGCCCAGGGGGCTGGCAAATATGATGATGTGAACAGCGGCGTCCCCAGAAACTACACTTGGACCATCCTCAAAAAATCGGCCTTCTTTTCACCGGGCGGGACATTCGACCGCGAGCTCGCCGAATATGCGATGACGCTCATCGGCACGATCATTTATGTTCCGCCAAAGGACGAGGAAGCAGGCAAGTTTGTACCCTTTGCAGGCGATGCGTCTTCGACGCTCGTAACCGCGTTGCTCGACGGCACCCAGGGCGCGCCCGTCAAAATCTTCGACTGCGACGAGCCTGACAAATGCCTCAACCCTACCTTCAAGACGCTGAACCTTCCTACGTCCAAGGCGCTGCGCCCGCGCGTGGCAGCGCTCATCGAAGGTATGGTGCAGGCGATCCGCGACGATACGCCGATCACCGAAGCGCAAAAGGAGCTGCTGCAGGTGGCGTCGGTGCCACTCTACAAGATCCTCACTGTGCAAGCCGCTTATGGCCGCGGCATGCCGACCGATGACCGCGAAACCCTGGCCGAGATTGCAAGCGTCGACCTGCTCTTTGCCATTCTCGACCGCATCACCGGCGAAGCAGGCCGGTCGATGTCGAGTTTTATCGGTGCCGATGAAGCCAAGATCGCAATGTGGCAGGGTCAGGTAAATGCGGTCCGCCAGAGCCTTGCTGACCGGCAAGCCAACACGCATCTCCGCGTCAACGCGATCATGCAGATCATCGAGAAGACAGCCTTCCTCGAAAATGTGCTCGCAGCCTCGATGTCGCCCGGCATGGCGGCATCGCTCGACTGGTCGCGCGCGGTCCAGACCCGCAGCCTCGCGAACTGA
- a CDS encoding conjugal transfer protein TraG N-terminal domain-containing protein — protein MVEVFTVGGGDYLVNVFNAVAAWTGNGGYKGLLQVVMVMGLGFSALMLAFNQDWRAWINWFLGATLMYSCLMVPRLDVQVTDRLNPSLAPSQVANVPLGLALMASFTSQIGDYLTGSAEVVFGLPGDLNYSKNGMIYGARLYDATRSLRISDPEFAANLDEHFRQCVFYDVLLGRYSMKQLAESTDIWATIAPGSQARAQRFLTRDTSTGEVTANIITCREAYTSLNGQWVQLIDGMGNIFGRQLYPNQTAALAKAKLFADLPVAYQYLTGVSSNATAIFKQTLTINAMSQAMHAMGGASGAGNVDVYAQTRADIQTERTYSSIASNAMKWVPLLNVVLTVLFYALFPVLFPLFLMPKTGPLALKGYVTGFFYLAAWGPLFVILHMMLMFKGAADMTAASNGGMTLASFTGMADVNSDIGILAGYLIASVPFLAGGVAKGAMAISHHATSYLNPSQNAAEEAAREASTGNVSLGNTSFETSNVLTRQFAQGNVAPSFTYGAAQTRGYSESGTMTTSFGEGSYDQLPNSSYPFTPTLGQEFTSRLSTMASQSKSNSETFSNLAQQSTANAVTHFQELRNQVSKGSSFETATGQTNSDSVNTAFNEVDQASKALQRQYGLSRRASDDITTSWFLNGEANGGAGVNGGVFSAGVGLKGGRNQSWADSDIGIASEDRSRIMGSLKQISDSRNWSSARDSFVRTVSTSTSSSISTSANGMNASLTEAQSFTQEARRSEEIANRLEQQASLFKGNSASGNLNLSQTYREWGLGEMERNRDFYGNARFDDIDFQLSAEGQALQARFVDSYADTLRERIEDKLVLAPGKPVSKPSVSSAADVRGNSKVGIGSARPAGGNATPGFVRGEVKAAQQSGRRRIDTIRDYLDGTTKGAQGASEEAADAVKEWKR, from the coding sequence ATGGTCGAAGTCTTCACGGTCGGTGGCGGCGACTATCTGGTCAATGTCTTTAACGCGGTCGCGGCGTGGACCGGCAATGGCGGTTACAAAGGACTGCTCCAGGTCGTCATGGTCATGGGACTGGGTTTTTCTGCACTGATGCTGGCGTTCAATCAGGACTGGCGCGCATGGATCAACTGGTTCCTGGGAGCGACCCTGATGTACAGCTGCCTGATGGTCCCGCGGCTCGATGTGCAGGTGACCGACAGGCTCAATCCGAGCCTCGCGCCGTCGCAGGTTGCCAATGTGCCGCTGGGCCTCGCGCTCATGGCAAGCTTTACCAGCCAGATCGGCGATTATCTTACCGGCTCGGCCGAAGTGGTGTTCGGGCTGCCCGGCGACCTCAATTATTCAAAGAACGGGATGATATACGGCGCGCGGCTGTATGACGCGACGCGATCCTTGCGCATTTCCGATCCAGAATTTGCTGCCAATCTCGACGAGCATTTCCGGCAATGCGTTTTTTACGACGTGCTGCTTGGCCGCTATTCGATGAAGCAGCTCGCCGAAAGTACCGACATCTGGGCGACGATTGCGCCGGGCAGCCAGGCGCGCGCACAGCGTTTCCTGACCCGCGACACATCAACCGGCGAAGTTACCGCCAATATCATCACCTGCCGGGAGGCCTATACCAGCCTCAACGGCCAATGGGTGCAGCTCATTGACGGCATGGGAAATATATTTGGCCGACAGCTCTACCCCAACCAGACAGCAGCCCTCGCCAAGGCCAAGCTCTTTGCTGATCTGCCGGTCGCCTATCAATATCTGACCGGGGTTTCATCGAACGCAACGGCGATCTTCAAACAGACACTCACCATCAACGCGATGAGCCAGGCCATGCACGCAATGGGCGGCGCAAGCGGGGCTGGCAATGTCGATGTCTATGCCCAAACCCGTGCCGATATCCAGACCGAGCGAACCTACAGTTCGATCGCGAGCAATGCCATGAAATGGGTACCGCTCCTCAACGTCGTATTGACGGTCCTGTTTTATGCGCTCTTCCCGGTCCTCTTCCCTCTGTTTCTGATGCCCAAGACCGGACCTCTTGCGCTCAAAGGCTATGTCACAGGCTTCTTCTATTTGGCAGCTTGGGGGCCCCTTTTTGTTATCCTCCACATGATGCTCATGTTTAAGGGTGCTGCTGACATGACCGCTGCCAGCAATGGCGGCATGACGCTTGCAAGTTTCACCGGCATGGCGGACGTTAACAGCGATATCGGCATATTGGCTGGCTATCTCATTGCCTCGGTGCCATTCTTGGCAGGCGGGGTAGCCAAGGGGGCCATGGCGATCTCGCACCATGCCACCTCCTACCTCAATCCGAGCCAGAACGCCGCTGAGGAAGCCGCACGCGAGGCGAGCACCGGCAATGTCTCTCTCGGCAATACCAGCTTCGAGACCTCGAACGTGCTGACACGCCAGTTCGCCCAAGGCAATGTCGCGCCATCCTTCACTTATGGTGCCGCCCAAACGCGCGGTTACAGCGAGAGCGGCACGATGACGACGAGCTTTGGCGAAGGCAGCTACGACCAGCTCCCGAATTCAAGCTATCCGTTCACACCAACACTGGGTCAGGAGTTCACGTCGCGCCTCTCTACAATGGCCAGCCAGTCCAAATCGAACAGCGAGACTTTTTCGAACCTCGCGCAGCAATCGACAGCAAATGCAGTCACGCATTTTCAGGAACTGCGCAACCAGGTCAGCAAGGGCAGCAGCTTCGAAACCGCAACCGGCCAGACCAACTCCGACAGCGTCAACACCGCGTTCAACGAGGTCGATCAGGCATCGAAAGCGCTGCAGCGCCAATATGGGCTCAGCCGCCGCGCATCCGATGACATCACCACTAGCTGGTTTTTGAACGGTGAAGCAAATGGCGGCGCAGGGGTGAACGGCGGTGTATTTAGTGCAGGCGTTGGGCTGAAAGGCGGACGCAACCAAAGCTGGGCCGACAGCGATATCGGCATAGCGTCCGAAGATCGTTCGCGCATCATGGGTAGCCTCAAGCAGATCTCCGACAGCCGGAACTGGTCGAGCGCGCGCGACAGCTTCGTCAGGACTGTCAGCACGTCGACCAGCTCGTCGATATCGACCAGCGCGAATGGCATGAACGCGTCGCTGACCGAAGCCCAAAGCTTTACGCAAGAAGCCCGGCGTTCTGAAGAGATCGCAAACCGCCTGGAGCAACAGGCATCTTTGTTCAAAGGAAATAGCGCCTCCGGCAACCTGAACCTGTCGCAGACCTACCGCGAATGGGGTCTGGGCGAGATGGAGCGCAACCGCGACTTTTACGGCAATGCGCGGTTTGATGACATAGACTTCCAACTAAGTGCAGAGGGCCAAGCGCTCCAAGCGCGCTTTGTCGACAGCTATGCGGACACCCTGCGCGAAAGAATAGAAGACAAGCTGGTCCTTGCACCTGGAAAGCCGGTCTCCAAGCCTAGCGTATCGTCAGCAGCTGACGTCAGGGGTAACTCGAAGGTTGGCATTGGCAGTGCCCGGCCGGCAGGGGGTAACGCAACTCCGGGCTTCGTTCGTGGAGAGGTGAAGGCTGCTCAACAATCCGGTCGCAGGCGTATCGATACCATTCGCGATTATCTCGATGGCACCACCAAAGGTGCGCAAGGCGCAAGCGAAGAAGCCGCCGATGCAGTGAAAGAATGGAAAAGATAG
- a CDS encoding molybdenum cofactor synthesis domain-containing protein, translating to MAGINESLTFYPLGTAVLTISDTRSEESDTSGALLVERLTKAGHKLLDRAIVRDDVDAIQAVLQRWIADPEIEIILTTGGTGFSPRDNTPEAVKPLLRREMDGFAIAFQQKSLQTVGVAAMQSRAFAGQAGDSFIFCIPGSTGACRDAWDGLLELEFDSRHKPCSIAGALPRLRDVCS from the coding sequence ATGGCTGGCATCAACGAAAGCCTGACTTTTTATCCGCTCGGCACGGCGGTGCTGACGATTTCAGATACGCGCAGTGAAGAGAGCGACACGTCTGGCGCTCTGCTAGTCGAACGGCTGACAAAGGCAGGGCACAAACTGCTTGACCGCGCCATCGTGCGTGACGATGTCGACGCCATTCAGGCGGTCTTGCAACGCTGGATTGCCGATCCTGAAATAGAGATCATCCTCACAACCGGCGGAACCGGATTTTCGCCGCGCGACAACACGCCCGAAGCGGTGAAGCCGCTGCTTCGCCGCGAAATGGACGGCTTCGCCATCGCCTTTCAGCAAAAGAGCCTACAGACCGTTGGCGTGGCGGCAATGCAATCGCGCGCCTTTGCCGGACAGGCGGGTGACAGCTTCATATTCTGCATCCCCGGTTCGACCGGCGCTTGCCGCGACGCATGGGACGGTTTGCTAGAGCTGGAGTTCGATAGTCGTCACAAGCCTTGCTCGATTGCGGGGGCGCTGCCACGGCTGCGGGATGTCTGTTCCTAG